The following coding sequences lie in one Loxodonta africana isolate mLoxAfr1 chromosome X, mLoxAfr1.hap2, whole genome shotgun sequence genomic window:
- the MID1IP1 gene encoding mid1-interacting protein 1, producing MMQICDTYNQKHSLFNAMNRFIGAVNNMDQTVMVPSLLRDVPLADPGLDNDVGVEVGGSSGCLEEHSPPSSSPGSANGSFFAPSRDMYSHYVLLKSIRNDIEWGVLHQPPPPAGSEEGNAWKSKDILVDLSHLEGADAGEEDLERQFHYHLRGLHTVLSKLTRKANILTNRYKQEIGFGNWGH from the coding sequence ATGATGCAGATCTGTGACACCTACAACCAGAAACACTCGCTCTTTAACGCCATGAACCGCTTCATCGGCGCCGTGAACAACATGGACCAGACGGTAATGGTGCCCAGCCTGCTGCGCGACGTGCCGCTGGCCGATCCCGGGCTGGACAACGACGTCGGGGTGGAGGTGGGAGGCAGCAGCGGCTGCCTGGAGGAGCACTCTCCTCCATCCTCCAGCCCGGGCAGCGCCAACGGCAGCTTCTTCGCGCCGTCCCGGGACATGTACAGCCACTATGTGCTGCTCAAGTCCATCCGCAACGACATCGAGTGGGGGGTCCTGCACCAGCCGCCGCCTCCAGCGGGGAGCGAGGAGGGCAACGCCTGGAAGTCCAAGGACATCCTGGTGGACTTGAGCCACCTGGAGGGCGCGGACGCGGGCGAGGAGGACCTGGAGCGGCAGTTCCACTACCACCTGCGCGGGCTGCACACCGTGCTGTCCAAACTCACGCGCAAAGCCAACATCCTTACCAATAGATACAAGCAGGAGATCGGCTTTGGCAACTGGGGCCACTGA